A region of the Leishmania panamensis strain MHOM/PA/94/PSC-1 chromosome 21 sequence genome:
AAGTGGGACCACTGCCAGCCGCCACCTGCCTCGAAAAGGTGAGCACCAGATGTGCGCAAGCCGGTAGCGCGGCATCCTGCGTGTCCTCCGTATTGGGGTGCCTTGGTCTGTGTGCCCGCGTGTCACGGGTGAAGAGTAAAAGTGAGGCGACGAAAAGAAGCGCAAAGAGTAAAAGGAGGCGCGCGGAGCTGTGGCATAGCGGATGAGTGAGCAAGCGGTGGGGAAAGAAACAAGAtcgaggaggcagcacaaCAGCCTGCGTGGTCACTTTTGGTGACCGCGGGCtttgggaggagggaggagggcgcagctgcgccgaaCCTCCCTAAACATGGACGCCAAAAGGGCGCCTCCAATACGGCAGCCGACCGCTTCTCTCTAGGTGTGTGGTGGGATTCGTGTAGtgtcctctttttctcctgtCTCCAGCCAGCAGTGAGGGGGAGATTGTcagcacgagagagaagagccatagtgggggaggggaagtcGAAAACCAAAAGACAAATAAACGACTGCGCGAAGAAAGCAAGCATATCTATGAGTGTGCGAAAGGGCGAGGCACGATTGATTTACGCGTAGCCGTACAGGATGTGGccgcgcttgcgcagcgcatTCACGACATCGGCCGCCGTGACTGTCCTCTTGCGCGCGTACTCGGTGtaggctgtgctgcagcgcacaatGTCCTCCACGTGGGCCTTcagcacgcggcgcacctcctcgtagAGGTCGCCCGAGATGCGCTtcacgccaccgcggcgcgcCATGCGGCGGACGCAGCCGCGCGTGATGCCACGGATgttgtcgcgcagcaccttcttctgGCGCTTCTGGCTTCACTTGGCGTCAGCGGGGCATGGCCTTTCCAACGGCTGATGAGAAAGGGGGGCGAAGGGAGTCGGGGGGCTTTGGGGGCAAGGCCGTCCTTCTGCGAGTGGCGTTTGTTTTGGAGAACAATGGGGATGAGAAAACAGGGCATGTTACGGCATTAGTTTGGGAAAGACTAATATATTCGGAGCATGGGAAGGCAGGCGTGACAGCTGGGTGCTTCTTTTCCATAGCAAGCATGATGACGATGGAAATAAAGATTTAGCAATGGCACTGAAGGTGTAGTGAATAAAAATGGTTTTTTTCCATTCACCGATGGCCGGGGCAAAGGGCCTTTTTGCAGCACGAAAGCCTCACGATCATGCAAGCAGCACTTGCGTTGTCATCGTCTTTGCGTGTGGGCTGCGTTTGCGGTGGCGGGaatccccccccctccccacacgcacgtggcCCGCCACCCTGCTTTTAAGAAGCGGCACGCCAACGAGCTTAAAGTGGAATAACCGAGAGGCGAGGGAGCGTCAGCAAGGAGAATTGTCGGGCACACACCTCAGGAACGtatccccctccctttccattgggtgtttttttttttgctgctaGCCAGAGGTTTGCTTTTTGTGAACTGCCGAGCTATAGACGAGGAAGGTGCTGCATTTTTAGGATATGGTGGCGTAAAAAAAAACTCTGGAGAAAAGTGAAAACTATTTTTACCATTCTATGAGCGTTTGCAGGAAGTATTACTGACTGTGAATGATAAAGGACTCACCTCACATTGTGGTTTTCCTGACAAAAAACAACTGTGAAGCTGCAGCGTGGTGCCTGACGTTGAAGGATCGACATGATGTTCCTCTCTTCATTACCGAATGACCTTCGTGTGGATGCCTCATTTCCTCACTCACTGCACCTTTCCCGTGCTCTTCACTGATTCCACGAGGGAAAGGAGCTATGagttttttctcttcactGTAAGGAACCGTTTTTACCAACGCTTTTTGCCATTGGGATCCATATGGAAGACAAAACGTGCACACTTGTGACTAAAACTCGTAATGGTGGTACGCTTAGACACTCCAAAGATGTTAAACTGCATGCGAACGATTTTGAGTGGGACGAAAAGGTAGCAGAGCTGACCAACGCTGAGCGAAGTCTTGTAGAGAAGTATATGAGCAAATGTCTTGCAGAGTTAAGCCGTGTCGGATCGTCGAgctcgctggaggaggtaCCTGTAAAGCCTTGGGAGACTCATTTCTCCGCATCTAAGTATCATTTTCCTCTCAAGAACTACATTTTACACGCATTTCCGCTACTGCGCACTGTGCTGAGCCGGCAAGACCAACCTGTTTGGCTTTTAGAGTGTGGGTGCGGAACTGGAAGCACCCTGCTTCCTATAATGAGTGAGTGCACAAGCCCAAATGTTAATTTTGTAGGCTTCGATATCTCACCATCCGCGCTCTCGCACTTCAAGAGCCATGGAATCGCACAGGATTATCTTCAACGAAATCAACTTAAACTTTTCACATTGGCAATTGGCTCCGCTGCCTATGTGGCAGACGTGGACACTATGGTACCAACTATGAAGCGACCACGGACTGATGATGGTGTTAACCTTGTAGTAAATGCCCTCGCTGGTGCAGATAAATCACTTCGGGACCAGAAGTTCGATGCAATTTTTTTAATTTTTGTGCTCTCCGCGCTGCCGACAGTTGAGAAGATGGTCTCAGCTATTAAACAACTGAAGAGGGTTTTGAAGCCGGATGGTATTCTACTTTTCAGAGATTATGCGCTACCTGATCACAACTTCTTCCGGTTTTTGTCAAAAGTGGACAACAGACTTGAAGAGATCGCCTTTGTGAAAGGCGACTGTACAACGCAGGTTTTCTTTCACAGAGAGTTTGTAACGAAGTTGTTTGCTTCTTGTGGCTTTGTCACGGTGGACGATGCGCCATCAAGGCTAATGTACCACTGCAATCGCATTGTGAACCGAAAAAATGGGAAGAGAATGGATAAGATTTTCATCAATGGAACATTCAAGTTTGCGTCGAG
Encoded here:
- a CDS encoding methyltransferase, putative (TriTrypDB/GeneDB-style sysID: LpmP.21.0020), which translates into the protein MEDKTCTLVTKTRNGGTLRHSKDVKLHANDFEWDEKVAELTNAERSLVEKYMSKCLAELSRVGSSSSLEEVPVKPWETHFSASKYHFPLKNYILHAFPLLRTVLSRQDQPVWLLECGCGTGSTLLPIMSECTSPNVNFVGFDISPSALSHFKSHGIAQDYLQRNQLKLFTLAIGSAAYVADVDTMVPTMKRPRTDDGVNLVVNALAGADKSLRDQKFDAIFLIFVLSALPTVEKMVSAIKQLKRVLKPDGILLFRDYALPDHNFFRFLSKVDNRLEEIAFVKGDCTTQVFFHREFVTKLFASCGFVTVDDAPSRLMYHCNRIVNRKNGKRMDKIFINGTFKFASSS